A single region of the Eriocheir sinensis breed Jianghai 21 chromosome 53, ASM2467909v1, whole genome shotgun sequence genome encodes:
- the LOC126983373 gene encoding pneumococcal serine-rich repeat protein-like isoform X10: MVRFKPARTPGARRLLCPLSRLLRLLPLLPLLPLLSQPVAASQHQFEDDVVFYKKSGEGWLRCVAHLRFSVAPRVSGSLAGLECVPTTWHEGKVGQSGTGTHRSTAGFDCEEVHPAPWWPESWDKRIGECREKLSASSSSNSYLQSPSSSFTSSTSQSKSSFLESARDSSSVSSSSGGESKSSTPLDCLCEESGSSSSLSQGSSGGFVTSSSQTSGAESGQVPLSRSSGSAAESSNLPSSSNSALTVVVPSSSSSSPGLSVSASSPSRSFSVIASLTSVSASSAPSRVEGSRSSVSTNSAPQGNSYSSTSENSDSVTSGSISSAFNEGFSASSSTSSSAFNEGFSASSSTSSSAFNEGFSASSSTSSSAFNEGFSASSSTSSSAFSEGLSASSSTSSSAFSEGLSASSSTSSSAFSEGLSVSSSTSSSAFSEGLSVSSSTSSSAFSEGLSASSSTSSSAFSEGLSASSSTSSSAFSEGLSVSSSTSSLWSISADNSIYEGSQCSSSEDIYSSVMSSSASQGPSPALSRVSSSSSSSSIGGSSSDDCLCFESSSSTGSGSLSEVSTSGSQPSFSSPAASGGTTSSASSGKAGASVSTLASNTDSASSSLNSGPSSEPSSSRELEECSSSFERISSSALFKSSLASCSTSSSAFSEGLSASSSTSSSAFSEGLSASSSTSSSAFSEGLSASSSTSSSAFSEGLSASSSTSSSAFSEGLSASSSTSSSALAQCSAESSSTGSNTAPGGNLLGNSVSSSALTEDLSASSSTSSSAFTEGLSASSSTSSSAFSEGLSASSSTSSSAFSEGLSASSSISSSAFSEGLSASSSTSSSAFSEGLSASSSTSSSAFSEGLSASSSTSSSALAQCSAESSSTGSNTAPGGNLLGNSVSSSALTEDLSASSSTSSSAFTEGLSASSSTSSSAFSEGLSASSSTSSSVFTEGLSASSSTSSSAFSEGSSASSSTSSSAFSEGLSASSSTSSSAFSEGSSASSSTSSSAFSEGLSASSSTSSSAFSEGLSASSSISSSAFSEGLSASSSTSSSAFSEGLSASSSTSSSAFSEGLSASSSTSSSAFSEGLSASSSTSSSAFSEGLSASSSTSSSAFSEGLSASSSTSSSAFSEGLSASSSTSSSAFSEGLSASSSISSSAFSEGLSASSSTSSSAFSEGLSASSSTSSSAFTEGLSASSSTSSSAFSEGLSASSSTSSSVFTEGLSASSSTSSSAFSEGLSASSSTSSSAFSEGLSASSSISSSAFSEGLSASSSTSSSAFSEGLSASSSTSSSAFSEGLSASSSTSSSAFSEVLSASSSTRSSAFSEGLSASSSTSSSAFSEGLSASSSTSSSAFSEGLSASSSTSSSAFSEGLSASSSTSSSAFSEGLSASSSTSSSALSEGLSASSSTSSSAFSESLLASSSSAFSEGLSASSSTSSSAFSEGLSASSSTSSSAFSEGLSASSSTSSSAFSEGLSVSSSTSSSAFSEDLSASSSTSSSAFSEDLSASSSTSSSAFSEGLSASSSSAFSEGLSASSSTSSSAFSEGLSASSSISSSAFSEGLSASSSTSSSVFSEGLSASSSTSSSAFSEGLSASSSTSSSAFSEGLSASSSTSSSAFSEGLSASSSTSSSAFSEGLSASSSTSSSAFSEGLSASSSTSSSAFSEGLSASSSTSSSAFSEGLSASSSTSSSAFSEGLSASSSTSSSAFSEGLSVSSSTSSSAFSEGLSASSSTSSSALSDSSLASSVVSTSVDVEVSASDSVVSSSLGASSSSLSSSLAPTAASSGSSVSSSAPAGSFSSSDGGDMTPEGSSSSMVAGSPSSSGSSSGRGSVSSAGSGVSAVSPSTAAMTTTTTTTPTTTTTTPTTTTTTPTTTTTITTTTTNRPANTLGPSICAEVILSEDRDLKTVTSPGYPNLYPNDYHCEFNVTAPEDYKVVLIFESLKVEYKNRCANDYVRAVNLQTYHGVQFCGNKLPPAWMDFVSEKNFITVTFHTNGERQFKGFKFIATAFKS; encoded by the exons ATGGTCCGCTTCAAGCCCGCGCGGACCCCCGGGGCGCGACGCTTACTATGTCCCTTATCCCGCCTGCTGCGCCTGCTGCCCCTGCTTCCCTTGCTGCCTCTGCTCTCCCAGCCCGTCGCTGCCAGTCAG CATCAGTTTGAGGATGACGTGGTGTTCTACAAGAAGAGTGGGGAGGGTTGGCTGCGATGCGTTGCTCACCTCCGCTTTTCTGTGGCGCCGCGGGTGTCTGGCTCTCTGGCGGGGCTGGAATGTGTCCCGACTACTTGGCACGAGGGGAAGGTCGGCCAAAGCGGCACAGGCACTCACCGGTCTACTGCGGGTTTTGACTGCGAGGAGGTGCACCCTGCGCCTTGGTGGCCTGAGAGCTGGGATAAGAGGATCGGGGAATGCCGGGAAAAGttgtccgcctcctcctcttctaactcttACTTGcagtccccctcgtcctccttcacaTCCTCGACAAGCCAGAGTAAATCTTCCTTCCTCG AGTCAGCCAGAGACAGCAGCagcgtcagcagcagcagcggagGAGAAAGTAAATCATCCACCCCTCTCGACTGCCTGTGTGAGGAGAGTGGCTCAA GTTCATCGCTCAGTCAGGGATCGAGTGGCGGCTTCGTGACCTCCAGCTCCCAGACGT CCGGCGCAGAATCAGGGCAGGTCCCACTCTCACGAAGCTCAGGCAGTGCAGCGGAAAGCTCGAATCTGCCATCAAGTTCTAATAGCGCTTTGACGGTCGTTGTTCCATCAAGCTCAAGTTCCTCCCCAGGACTTAGTGTCAGTGCTTCATCTCCCAGTAGATCGTTTTCAGTCATAGCAAGTTTAA CCTCTGTCTCGGCAAGCTCAGCCCCCTCCAGGGTTGAGGGCTCAAGGTCAAGCGTGTCAACTAACTCTGCTCCTCAAGGAAACTCGTATTCAAGCACCTCAGAAAACTCTGATTCAGTAACATCAGGCTCAATAAGCTCAGCGTTCAATGAAGGCTtctcagcctccagcagcaccagcagctcagcgttcaatGAAGGCTtctcagcctccagcagcaccagcagctcagcgttcaatGAAGGCTtctcagcctccagcagcaccagcagctcagcgttcaatGAAGGCTtctcagcctccagcagcaccagcagctcagcgttcagtgaaggtttatcagcctccagcagcaccagcagctcagcgttcagtgaaggcttatcagcctccagcagcaccagcagttcagcgttcagtgaaggtttatcagtctccagcagcaccagcagctcagcgttcagtgaag gcttatcggtctccagcagcaccagcagctcagcgttcagtgaaggtttatcagcctccagcagcaccagcagttcagcgttcagtgaaggtttatcagcctccagcagcaccagcagttcagcgttcagtgaaggcttatcggtctccagcagcaccagcagcttaTGGTCAATCTCTGCCGAtaattctatatatgaaggaagTCAATGTTCCAGTAGTGAAGATATTTACTCTTCAGTAATGTCGAGTTCCGCCAGTCAAGGCCCCTCGCCCGCGCTGAGCCgggtcagcagcagcagcagcagcagcagcatcggcGGCAGCAGCTCAGACGACTGCCTCTGCTTTGAGTCTTCCAGTTCAA CAGGCAGTGGTTCCTTATCTGAGGTAAGCACTTCGGGTTCGCAGCCAAGCTTTTCCAGTCCAGCCGCCTCGGGCGGCACAACGAGCTCTGCGTCATCCGGCAAAGCTGGAGCTTCAGTCTCAACACTTGCCTCGAACACAG ATTCAGCGTCATCTTCCCTGAATTCAGGACCATCATCAGAACCATCCAGCAGCAGAGAACTTGAAGAATGCTCATCCAGTTTTGAAAGAATCAGCAGCTCAGCACTTTTTAAAAGTTCTCTGGCCTCttgcagcaccagcagctcagctttcagtgaaggcttatcagcctccagcagcaccagcagctcagcgttcagtgaaggcttatcagcctccagcagcaccagcagctcagcgttcagtgaaggtttatcagcctccagcagcaccagcagctcagcgttcagtgaaggtttatcagcctccagcagcaccagcagctcagcgttcagtgaaggtttatcagcctccagcagcaccagcagctcagcacTAGCACAGTGTTCCGCTGAGTCAAGCAGCACAGGCTCTAACACTGCTCCCGGAGGAAACTTACTCGGTAATAGCGTCAGCAGCTCAGCACTCACTGAAGacttatcagcctccagcagcaccagcagctcagcgttcactgaaggcttatcagcctccagcagcaccagcagctcagcgttcagtgaaggcttatcagcctccagcagcaccagcagctcagcgttcagtgaaggcttatcagcctccagcagcatcagcagctcagcgttcagtgaaggtttatcagcctccagcagcaccagcagctcagcgttcagtgaaggcttatcagcctccagcagcaccagcagctcagcgttcagtgaag gtttatcagcctccagcagcaccagcagctcagcacTAGCACAGTGTTCCGCTGAGTCAAGCAGCACAGGCTCTAACACTGCTCCCGGAGGAAACTTACTCGGTAATAGCGTCAGCAGCTCAGCACTCACTGAAGacttatcagcctccagcagcaccagcagctcagcgttcactgaaggcttatcagcctccagcagcaccagcagctcagcgttcagtgaaggtttatcagcctccagcagcaccagcagctcagtgTTCACTGAAggcttatcagcctccagcagcaccagcagctcagcgttcagtgaaggctcatcagcctccagcagcaccagcagctcagcgttcagtgaag gcttatcagcctccagcagcaccagcagctcagcgttcagtgaaggctcatcagcctccagcagcaccagcagctcagcgttcagtgaaggtttatcagcctccagcagcaccagcagctcagcgttcagtgaaggcttatcagcctccagcagcatcagcagctcagcgttcagtgaaggtttatcagcctccagcagcaccagcagctcagcgttcagtgaaggcttatcagcctccagcagcaccagcagctcagcgttcagtgaaggcttatcagcctccagcagcaccagcagctcagcgttcagtgaag gcttatcagcctccagcagcaccagcagctcagcgttcagtgaaggcttatcagcctccagcagcaccagcagctcagcgttcagtgaaggtttatcagcctccagcagcaccagcagctcagcgttcagtgaaggtttatcagcctccagcagcaccagcagctcagcgttcagtgaaggcttatcagcctccagcagcatcagcagctcagcgttcagtgaaggtttatcagcctccagcagcaccagcagctcagcgttcagtgaag gcttatcagcctccagcagcaccagcagctcagcgttcactgaaggcttatcagcctccagcagcaccagcagctcagcgttcagtgaaggtttatcagcctccagcagcaccagcagctcagtgTTCACTGAAggcttatcagcctccagcagcaccagcagctcagcgttcagtgaaggtttatcagcctccagcagcaccagcagctcagcgttcagtgaaggcttatcagcctccagcagcatcagcagctcagcgttcagtgaaggtttatcagcctccagcagcaccagcagctcagcgttcagtgaaggcttatcagcctccagcagcaccagcagctcagcgttcagtgaaggtttatcagcctccagcagcaccagcagctcagcgttcagtgaagttttatcagcctccagcagcaccaggagctcagcgttcagtgaagggttatcagcctccagcagcaccagcagctcagcgttcagtgaaggtttatcagcctccagcagcaccagcagctcagcgttcagtgaaggtttatcagcctccagcagcaccagcagctcagcgttcagtgaaggtttatcagcctccagcagcaccagcagctcagcgttcagtgaaggtttatcagcctccagcagcaccagcagctcagcgctcagtgaag gtttatcagcctccagcagcaccagcagctcagcgttcagtgaaagCTTATTAGCctccagcagctcagcgttcagtgaaggcttatcagcctccagcagcaccagcagctcagcgttcagtgaaggcttatcagcctccagcagcaccagcagctcagcgttcagtgaaggtttatcagcctccagcagcaccagcagctcagcgttcagtgaaggcttatcagtttccagcagcaccagcagctcagcgttcagtgaag acttatcagcctccagcagcaccagcagctcagcatTCAGTGAAGacttatcagcctccagcagcactagcagctcagcgttcagtgaaggtttatcagcctccagcagctcagcgttcagtgaaggcttatcagcctccagcagcaccagcagctcagcgttcagtgaaggtttatcagcctccagcagcatcagcagctcagcgttcagtgaaggtttatcagcctccagcagcaccagcagctcagtgttcagtgaaggtttatcagcttccagcagcaccagcagctcagcgttcagtgaaggtttatcagcctccagcagcaccagcagctcagcgttcagtgaaggtttatcagcctccagcagcaccagcagctcagcgttcagtgaaggtttatcagcctccagcagcaccagcagctcagcgttcagtgaaggtttatcagcctccagcagcaccagcagctcagcgttcagtgaaggcttatcagcttccagcagcaccagcagctcagcgttcagtgaaggtttatcagcttccagcagcaccagcagctcagcgttcagtgaaggtttatcagcttccagcagcaccagcagctcagcgttcagtgaaggtttatcagcttccagcagcaccagcagctcagcgttcagtgaaggcttATCAGTTTCCAGCAGCActagcagctcagcgttcagtgaaggtttatcagcttccagcagcaccagcagctccgCACTTTCTGATAGCTCTTTGGCGTCCAGCGTGGTAAGCACCTCTGTTGACGTTGAGGTTTCTGCTTCTGATAGTGTTGTCAGTTCGTCACTGGGAGCCAGTTCCTCTTCGCTCAGCAGCAGCCTGGCGCCGACAGCTGCCTCGTCCGGCAGTAGTGTCAGCAGTTCTGCCCCGGCCGGAAGCTTCAGTTCTAGTGATGGTGGCGACATGACTCCTGAAGGAAGTTCAAGTTCAATGGTGGCCG GATCGCCCAGCAGCTCCGGCTCCAGCAGTGGGCGGGGCTCTGTCAGCTCGGCGGGCTCAG GTGTTTCTGCCGTGTCTCCTTCCACCGccgccatgaccaccaccaccacgaccactccaactaccaccacgaccactccaactaccaccacgaccactccaactaccactactactatcacaaccactaccactaacaggCCTGCGAATACTTTAG GGCCGTCTATCTGCGCCGAAGTTATACTGTCTGAGGACCGAGACTTGAAAACCGTCACCTCGCCCGGCTACCCTAATCTTTACCCCAACGACTACCACTGCGAATTCAACGTCACT GCGCCGGAGGATTACAAGG
- the LOC126983373 gene encoding serine-rich adhesin for platelets-like isoform X13: MVRFKPARTPGARRLLCPLSRLLRLLPLLPLLPLLSQPVAASQHQFEDDVVFYKKSGEGWLRCVAHLRFSVAPRVSGSLAGLECVPTTWHEGKVGQSGTGTHRSTAGFDCEEVHPAPWWPESWDKRIGECREKLSASSSSNSYLQSPSSSFTSSTSQSKSSFLESARDSSSVSSSSGGESKSSTPLDCLCEESGSSSSLSQGSSGGFVTSSSQTSGAESGQVPLSRSSGSAAESSNLPSSSNSALTVVVPSSSSSSPGLSVSASSPSRSFSVIASLTSVSASSAPSRVEGSRSSVSTNSAPQGNSYSSTSENSDSVTSGSISSAFNEGFSASSSTSSSAFNEGFSASSSTSSSAFNEGFSASSSTSSSAFNEGFSASSSTSSSAFSEGLSASSSTSSSAFSEGLSASSSTSSSAFSEGLSVSSSTSSSAFSEGLSVSSSTSSSAFSEGLSASSSTSSSAFSEGLSASSSTSSSAFSEGLSVSSSTSSLWSISADNSIYEGSQCSSSEDIYSSVMSSSASQGPSPALSRVSSSSSSSSIGGSSSDDCLCFESSSSTGSGSLSEVSTSGSQPSFSSPAASGGTTSSASSGKAGASVSTLASNTDSASSSLNSGPSSEPSSSRELEECSSSFERISSSALFKSSLASCSTSSSAFSEGLSASSSTSSSAFSEGLSASSSTSSSAFSEGLSASSSTSSSALAQCSAESSSTGSNTAPGGNLLGNSVSSSALTEDLSASSSTSSSAFTEGLSASSSTSSSAFSEGLSASSSTSSSVFTEGLSASSSTSSSAFSEGSSASSSTSSSAFSEGLSASSSTSSSAFSEGSSASSSTSSSAFSEGLSASSSTSSSAFSEGLSASSSISSSAFSEGLSASSSTSSSAFSEGLSASSSTSSSAFSEGLSASSSTSSSAFSEGLSASSSTSSSAFSEGLSASSSTSSSAFSEGLSASSSTSSSAFSEGLSASSSTSSSAFSEGLSASSSISSSAFSEGLSASSSTSSSAFSEGLSASSSTSSSAFTEGLSASSSTSSSAFSEGLSASSSTSSSVFTEGLSASSSTSSSAFSEGLSASSSTSSSAFSEGLSASSSISSSAFSEGLSASSSTSSSAFSEGLSASSSTSSSAFSEGLSASSSTSSSAFSEVLSASSSTRSSAFSEGLSASSSTSSSAFSEGLSASSSTSSSAFSEGLSASSSTSSSAFSEGLSASSSTSSSAFSEGLSASSSTSSSALSEGLSASSSTSSSAFSESLLASSSSAFSEGLSASSSTSSSAFSEGLSASSSTSSSAFSEGLSASSSTSSSAFSEGLSVSSSTSSSAFSEDLSASSSTSSSAFSEDLSASSSTSSSAFSEGLSASSSSAFSEGLSASSSTSSSAFSEGLSASSSISSSAFSEGLSASSSTSSSVFSEGLSASSSTSSSAFSEGLSASSSTSSSAFSEGLSASSSTSSSAFSEGLSASSSTSSSAFSEGLSASSSTSSSAFSEGLSASSSTSSSAFSEGLSASSSTSSSAFSEGLSASSSTSSSAFSEGLSASSSTSSSAFSEGLSVSSSTSSSAFSEGLSASSSTSSSALSDSSLASSVVSTSVDVEVSASDSVVSSSLGASSSSLSSSLAPTAASSGSSVSSSAPAGSFSSSDGGDMTPEGSSSSMVAGSPSSSGSSSGRGSVSSAGSGVSAVSPSTAAMTTTTTTTPTTTTTTPTTTTTTPTTTTTITTTTTNRPANTLGPSICAEVILSEDRDLKTVTSPGYPNLYPNDYHCEFNVTAPEDYKVVLIFESLKVEYKNRCANDYVRAVNLQTYHGVQFCGNKLPPAWMDFVSEKNFITVTFHTNGERQFKGFKFIATAFKS; the protein is encoded by the exons ATGGTCCGCTTCAAGCCCGCGCGGACCCCCGGGGCGCGACGCTTACTATGTCCCTTATCCCGCCTGCTGCGCCTGCTGCCCCTGCTTCCCTTGCTGCCTCTGCTCTCCCAGCCCGTCGCTGCCAGTCAG CATCAGTTTGAGGATGACGTGGTGTTCTACAAGAAGAGTGGGGAGGGTTGGCTGCGATGCGTTGCTCACCTCCGCTTTTCTGTGGCGCCGCGGGTGTCTGGCTCTCTGGCGGGGCTGGAATGTGTCCCGACTACTTGGCACGAGGGGAAGGTCGGCCAAAGCGGCACAGGCACTCACCGGTCTACTGCGGGTTTTGACTGCGAGGAGGTGCACCCTGCGCCTTGGTGGCCTGAGAGCTGGGATAAGAGGATCGGGGAATGCCGGGAAAAGttgtccgcctcctcctcttctaactcttACTTGcagtccccctcgtcctccttcacaTCCTCGACAAGCCAGAGTAAATCTTCCTTCCTCG AGTCAGCCAGAGACAGCAGCagcgtcagcagcagcagcggagGAGAAAGTAAATCATCCACCCCTCTCGACTGCCTGTGTGAGGAGAGTGGCTCAA GTTCATCGCTCAGTCAGGGATCGAGTGGCGGCTTCGTGACCTCCAGCTCCCAGACGT CCGGCGCAGAATCAGGGCAGGTCCCACTCTCACGAAGCTCAGGCAGTGCAGCGGAAAGCTCGAATCTGCCATCAAGTTCTAATAGCGCTTTGACGGTCGTTGTTCCATCAAGCTCAAGTTCCTCCCCAGGACTTAGTGTCAGTGCTTCATCTCCCAGTAGATCGTTTTCAGTCATAGCAAGTTTAA CCTCTGTCTCGGCAAGCTCAGCCCCCTCCAGGGTTGAGGGCTCAAGGTCAAGCGTGTCAACTAACTCTGCTCCTCAAGGAAACTCGTATTCAAGCACCTCAGAAAACTCTGATTCAGTAACATCAGGCTCAATAAGCTCAGCGTTCAATGAAGGCTtctcagcctccagcagcaccagcagctcagcgttcaatGAAGGCTtctcagcctccagcagcaccagcagctcagcgttcaatGAAGGCTtctcagcctccagcagcaccagcagctcagcgttcaatGAAGGCTtctcagcctccagcagcaccagcagctcagcgttcagtgaaggtttatcagcctccagcagcaccagcagctcagcgttcagtgaaggcttatcagcctccagcagcaccagcagttcagcgttcagtgaaggtttatcagtctccagcagcaccagcagctcagcgttcagtgaag gcttatcggtctccagcagcaccagcagctcagcgttcagtgaaggtttatcagcctccagcagcaccagcagttcagcgttcagtgaaggtttatcagcctccagcagcaccagcagttcagcgttcagtgaaggcttatcggtctccagcagcaccagcagcttaTGGTCAATCTCTGCCGAtaattctatatatgaaggaagTCAATGTTCCAGTAGTGAAGATATTTACTCTTCAGTAATGTCGAGTTCCGCCAGTCAAGGCCCCTCGCCCGCGCTGAGCCgggtcagcagcagcagcagcagcagcagcatcggcGGCAGCAGCTCAGACGACTGCCTCTGCTTTGAGTCTTCCAGTTCAA CAGGCAGTGGTTCCTTATCTGAGGTAAGCACTTCGGGTTCGCAGCCAAGCTTTTCCAGTCCAGCCGCCTCGGGCGGCACAACGAGCTCTGCGTCATCCGGCAAAGCTGGAGCTTCAGTCTCAACACTTGCCTCGAACACAG ATTCAGCGTCATCTTCCCTGAATTCAGGACCATCATCAGAACCATCCAGCAGCAGAGAACTTGAAGAATGCTCATCCAGTTTTGAAAGAATCAGCAGCTCAGCACTTTTTAAAAGTTCTCTGGCCTCttgcagcaccagcagctcagctttcagtgaaggcttatcagcctccagcagcaccagcagctcagcgttcagtgaaggcttatcagcctccagcagcaccagcagctcagcgttcagtgaag gtttatcagcctccagcagcaccagcagctcagcacTAGCACAGTGTTCCGCTGAGTCAAGCAGCACAGGCTCTAACACTGCTCCCGGAGGAAACTTACTCGGTAATAGCGTCAGCAGCTCAGCACTCACTGAAGacttatcagcctccagcagcaccagcagctcagcgttcactgaaggcttatcagcctccagcagcaccagcagctcagcgttcagtgaaggtttatcagcctccagcagcaccagcagctcagtgTTCACTGAAggcttatcagcctccagcagcaccagcagctcagcgttcagtgaaggctcatcagcctccagcagcaccagcagctcagcgttcagtgaag gcttatcagcctccagcagcaccagcagctcagcgttcagtgaaggctcatcagcctccagcagcaccagcagctcagcgttcagtgaaggtttatcagcctccagcagcaccagcagctcagcgttcagtgaaggcttatcagcctccagcagcatcagcagctcagcgttcagtgaaggtttatcagcctccagcagcaccagcagctcagcgttcagtgaaggcttatcagcctccagcagcaccagcagctcagcgttcagtgaaggcttatcagcctccagcagcaccagcagctcagcgttcagtgaag gcttatcagcctccagcagcaccagcagctcagcgttcagtgaaggcttatcagcctccagcagcaccagcagctcagcgttcagtgaaggtttatcagcctccagcagcaccagcagctcagcgttcagtgaaggtttatcagcctccagcagcaccagcagctcagcgttcagtgaaggcttatcagcctccagcagcatcagcagctcagcgttcagtgaaggtttatcagcctccagcagcaccagcagctcagcgttcagtgaag gcttatcagcctccagcagcaccagcagctcagcgttcactgaaggcttatcagcctccagcagcaccagcagctcagcgttcagtgaaggtttatcagcctccagcagcaccagcagctcagtgTTCACTGAAggcttatcagcctccagcagcaccagcagctcagcgttcagtgaaggtttatcagcctccagcagcaccagcagctcagcgttcagtgaaggcttatcagcctccagcagcatcagcagctcagcgttcagtgaaggtttatcagcctccagcagcaccagcagctcagcgttcagtgaaggcttatcagcctccagcagcaccagcagctcagcgttcagtgaaggtttatcagcctccagcagcaccagcagctcagcgttcagtgaagttttatcagcctccagcagcaccaggagctcagcgttcagtgaagggttatcagcctccagcagcaccagcagctcagcgttcagtgaaggtttatcagcctccagcagcaccagcagctcagcgttcagtgaaggtttatcagcctccagcagcaccagcagctcagcgttcagtgaaggtttatcagcctccagcagcaccagcagctcagcgttcagtgaaggtttatcagcctccagcagcaccagcagctcagcgctcagtgaag gtttatcagcctccagcagcaccagcagctcagcgttcagtgaaagCTTATTAGCctccagcagctcagcgttcagtgaaggcttatcagcctccagcagcaccagcagctcagcgttcagtgaaggcttatcagcctccagcagcaccagcagctcagcgttcagtgaaggtttatcagcctccagcagcaccagcagctcagcgttcagtgaaggcttatcagtttccagcagcaccagcagctcagcgttcagtgaag acttatcagcctccagcagcaccagcagctcagcatTCAGTGAAGacttatcagcctccagcagcactagcagctcagcgttcagtgaaggtttatcagcctccagcagctcagcgttcagtgaaggcttatcagcctccagcagcaccagcagctcagcgttcagtgaaggtttatcagcctccagcagcatcagcagctcagcgttcagtgaaggtttatcagcctccagcagcaccagcagctcagtgttcagtgaaggtttatcagcttccagcagcaccagcagctcagcgttcagtgaaggtttatcagcctccagcagcaccagcagctcagcgttcagtgaaggtttatcagcctccagcagcaccagcagctcagcgttcagtgaaggtttatcagcctccagcagcaccagcagctcagcgttcagtgaaggtttatcagcctccagcagcaccagcagctcagcgttcagtgaaggcttatcagcttccagcagcaccagcagctcagcgttcagtgaaggtttatcagcttccagcagcaccagcagctcagcgttcagtgaaggtttatcagcttccagcagcaccagcagctcagcgttcagtgaaggtttatcagcttccagcagcaccagcagctcagcgttcagtgaaggcttATCAGTTTCCAGCAGCActagcagctcagcgttcagtgaaggtttatcagcttccagcagcaccagcagctccgCACTTTCTGATAGCTCTTTGGCGTCCAGCGTGGTAAGCACCTCTGTTGACGTTGAGGTTTCTGCTTCTGATAGTGTTGTCAGTTCGTCACTGGGAGCCAGTTCCTCTTCGCTCAGCAGCAGCCTGGCGCCGACAGCTGCCTCGTCCGGCAGTAGTGTCAGCAGTTCTGCCCCGGCCGGAAGCTTCAGTTCTAGTGATGGTGGCGACATGACTCCTGAAGGAAGTTCAAGTTCAATGGTGGCCG GATCGCCCAGCAGCTCCGGCTCCAGCAGTGGGCGGGGCTCTGTCAGCTCGGCGGGCTCAG GTGTTTCTGCCGTGTCTCCTTCCACCGccgccatgaccaccaccaccacgaccactccaactaccaccacgaccactccaactaccaccacgaccactccaactaccactactactatcacaaccactaccactaacaggCCTGCGAATACTTTAG GGCCGTCTATCTGCGCCGAAGTTATACTGTCTGAGGACCGAGACTTGAAAACCGTCACCTCGCCCGGCTACCCTAATCTTTACCCCAACGACTACCACTGCGAATTCAACGTCACT GCGCCGGAGGATTACAAGG